The Mycolicibacterium smegmatis genome has a window encoding:
- a CDS encoding zinc-dependent alcohol dehydrogenase family protein, which translates to MKAISVEQFGGPDVLELSEVPDPRPAPGEVLISIEASGVGYVDVMAREGHYHAFTEAGFVPGLEIAGVVSELGDGVDAGWLGRRVLAMPMTGGGYAEYVAVSSDQLIPLPDGVSARSAVALGMNALVAKIAVERMGSAPGESVYVRGAGGGIGIMAVQICNARGAHVTATTSSALRGERLRALGAEHVVDRHASGESDSRSYDLIVDTVAGPQLGSYVAKLKPNGRYILCGGVGGAPAEDFGRVLLENFHRSPTFSAFSLNSVENPAIVTAGTELFAGADRGAITPVVHCELPLADAASAHAELEAGRVFGKVVLIP; encoded by the coding sequence GTGAAAGCAATATCTGTCGAGCAGTTCGGTGGCCCCGATGTTCTCGAACTGTCGGAAGTTCCCGACCCCCGACCCGCTCCCGGTGAAGTGCTCATCAGTATCGAGGCCTCCGGCGTCGGATATGTCGATGTCATGGCGCGCGAGGGGCACTACCACGCCTTCACTGAGGCCGGTTTCGTTCCCGGACTCGAAATCGCCGGCGTGGTGAGCGAACTCGGCGACGGCGTGGACGCGGGGTGGCTCGGTCGACGGGTTCTCGCAATGCCGATGACGGGTGGCGGATACGCCGAATATGTTGCGGTGTCCTCCGATCAGCTCATCCCGCTTCCCGACGGTGTCTCCGCGCGTTCTGCCGTCGCGCTCGGGATGAACGCGCTGGTGGCCAAAATCGCGGTCGAACGGATGGGGTCGGCCCCCGGAGAATCGGTGTACGTCCGCGGGGCCGGCGGTGGTATCGGCATCATGGCCGTGCAGATCTGCAACGCGCGCGGAGCGCATGTCACGGCGACCACGTCATCGGCTCTTCGCGGCGAACGGCTGCGTGCGCTGGGTGCCGAACACGTCGTCGATCGCCACGCATCGGGCGAATCCGATTCGCGGTCCTACGATCTGATCGTGGACACCGTGGCCGGCCCGCAACTGGGATCGTACGTCGCCAAACTCAAACCGAACGGCCGATACATCCTGTGTGGTGGGGTCGGCGGTGCACCTGCGGAAGATTTCGGTCGAGTGCTGCTCGAAAACTTCCACCGTTCGCCGACGTTCTCGGCGTTCAGCCTGAACTCTGTCGAGAACCCGGCCATCGTCACCGCGGGCACCGAACTGTTCGCAGGCGCAGACCGAGGTGCGATCACACCGGTTGTCCACTGCGAGTTGCCGCTGGCCGATGCCGCTTCGGCCCACGCCGAACTCGAGGCGGGGCGGGTGTTCGGCAAAGTGGTACTGATTCCATAG
- a CDS encoding TetR/AcrR family transcriptional regulator produces MLAATKQIVLDGELNPSAAQIADAAGVGVGTLYRRTLGKETLLAAAVIDLLDEVCERATLAATGESWSAFEQFALDYLRIRKITCSITHALEDEFDGGVADAKKRTRKAFEVLTRRLHESGIVDPDVDAADLMVLLASIDVTEDTLGLSPNPKRRQRVVQRMLAGIRTGH; encoded by the coding sequence TTGCTGGCCGCGACGAAGCAGATCGTTCTCGACGGCGAACTCAACCCGTCAGCCGCGCAGATTGCCGACGCTGCGGGCGTGGGCGTCGGAACCCTGTACCGACGAACGCTCGGTAAAGAGACATTGCTGGCGGCGGCCGTGATCGATCTGCTCGATGAGGTCTGTGAGCGCGCCACCCTCGCAGCCACAGGCGAATCGTGGTCGGCCTTCGAGCAGTTCGCCCTCGACTACCTACGCATTCGCAAGATCACGTGCTCGATCACTCACGCTTTGGAAGACGAGTTCGACGGCGGGGTGGCCGACGCCAAAAAGCGGACACGGAAGGCCTTCGAGGTCCTCACGAGGCGACTGCACGAATCCGGGATCGTCGACCCCGATGTGGACGCTGCCGATCTGATGGTGCTGCTCGCCTCGATCGACGTCACGGAGGACACCCTCGGCCTGTCGCCCAACCCGAAACGGCGGCAACGGGTCGTCCAACGGATGCTTGCAGGTATCCGTACGGGACATTGA
- a CDS encoding polysaccharide deacetylase family protein gives MTLSRPPFEYSPITERAPLRWPNDARVAVYTGLNVEHFLPDHPSTSIWEGTAELRPDALNHGWRDYGARVGIWRMIESLDRHGIRPSVLLNSMVVDEYPQIVAAGVQRDWTWLAHGQTNSILHTGMSVDDERLVLAETTKTIMAATGRQPRGWMGPGLTETHHTPELLAELGFEYVLDWTNDDQPYPLTVPGMLSVPYTVELNDLLIFSKGITGPEFVQMVRDQYEQLHADSATGGRVLALALHPFVIGQPFRHKYLDQALGFLAGQPDVWLTTSDDIARHYREQTAG, from the coding sequence ATGACGCTCTCACGACCCCCTTTCGAGTACAGCCCCATCACCGAACGAGCGCCGCTGCGGTGGCCGAACGATGCACGCGTGGCCGTGTACACCGGGTTGAACGTCGAGCACTTCCTGCCCGACCACCCCTCGACGAGCATCTGGGAGGGAACGGCTGAACTGCGTCCCGACGCGCTGAATCACGGCTGGCGCGATTACGGTGCGCGCGTGGGTATCTGGCGGATGATCGAAAGCCTCGACCGGCACGGGATCCGGCCCAGCGTCCTGCTGAACTCCATGGTCGTCGACGAGTACCCGCAGATCGTGGCCGCCGGTGTGCAGCGCGACTGGACCTGGCTTGCGCACGGACAGACCAACTCGATCCTGCACACCGGCATGTCCGTCGATGACGAGCGCCTGGTGCTCGCCGAAACCACCAAGACGATTATGGCGGCGACCGGCCGTCAGCCTCGCGGCTGGATGGGTCCCGGTCTGACCGAGACCCACCACACTCCGGAGTTGTTGGCGGAATTGGGGTTTGAGTACGTGCTCGACTGGACGAACGACGACCAGCCCTACCCGCTGACCGTGCCCGGCATGCTCAGCGTGCCGTACACCGTGGAACTCAACGATCTGTTGATCTTCAGCAAGGGGATCACCGGACCGGAGTTCGTGCAGATGGTCCGCGATCAGTACGAGCAACTGCACGCCGACTCCGCGACCGGTGGACGCGTACTGGCGCTTGCGCTACACCCTTTCGTGATCGGCCAGCCGTTCCGGCACAAGTACCTCGATCAGGCGCTGGGCTTTCTGGCCGGCCAGCCCGACGTGTGGCTGACCACCAGTGACGACATCGCCAGGCATTATCGCGAGCAGACCGCAGGCTGA
- a CDS encoding MerR family transcriptional regulator produces MRIGELAGRTGVSERSLRYYEQQNLLVSDRTPSGHRDYPDAAVDRVIHIQELYAAGLNSRTIASLLPCMRDSDGAPSPQATPQLLTVLTSERDRLEKSIRELAASREVLDGVIANASVPIPTDRE; encoded by the coding sequence ATGCGAATCGGTGAACTGGCCGGCCGCACCGGCGTGAGCGAGCGGTCCCTGCGCTACTACGAGCAGCAGAATCTGCTGGTCTCTGACCGCACCCCGAGCGGTCACCGGGATTACCCCGACGCCGCCGTCGACCGCGTCATCCACATCCAGGAGCTCTACGCCGCCGGCCTCAACAGCCGCACCATCGCGTCACTGCTGCCGTGTATGCGCGACAGCGACGGGGCTCCTTCACCGCAGGCAACACCACAGCTGCTCACGGTGCTGACCTCCGAGCGCGATCGGTTGGAGAAGTCGATACGTGAGCTCGCAGCCTCGCGAGAGGTGCTCGACGGGGTCATCGCGAACGCGTCTGTGCCGATTCCCACCGATCGCGAGTGA
- a CDS encoding MOSC domain-containing protein — translation MQIVAIHIAPGRKVPTRSVQEVRAEAGKGLVGDRYHGAKHRHVTIQSRELLDHAAADLGRDVDSGATRRNLTVDAGPLPTKPGARIRIGDVELEVVRIAAPCRLLDDWIAPGAARAMHNRGGTVFRLLTSGPIRVGDEVEVPVAG, via the coding sequence GTGCAAATCGTCGCCATCCACATCGCGCCCGGACGCAAGGTGCCGACTCGTTCGGTCCAGGAGGTCCGGGCCGAAGCGGGCAAGGGACTGGTCGGCGACCGTTATCACGGGGCCAAACACCGGCACGTCACCATCCAGTCACGTGAACTGCTGGATCACGCGGCGGCCGATCTCGGGCGCGATGTCGACTCCGGCGCCACCAGGCGCAACCTCACCGTCGACGCCGGTCCCCTGCCCACCAAGCCGGGTGCCCGGATCCGGATCGGCGACGTCGAACTCGAGGTGGTGCGTATCGCCGCTCCCTGCCGGCTTCTGGACGACTGGATCGCACCTGGTGCGGCACGCGCGATGCACAACCGCGGAGGCACCGTGTTCCGGTTGCTGACCTCGGGCCCGATTCGCGTCGGTGACGAGGTGGAAGTGCCTGTTGCCGGCTGA
- a CDS encoding SRPBCC family protein, producing the protein MSNDIMTAERIVDAPAATVFGVLADPTAHHAIDGTGWVRESLDSAKLTTVGQIFRMAMYHRNFGGMHYTVANRVEVFDPPIAIAWLPGEDTDDGTLKFGGWSWRYDLESLAPARTRITLTYDWSAVPDAIRQHIGFPPFDPQHLDNSLKHLAGLAEKGSAEVDVSSG; encoded by the coding sequence ATGAGCAATGACATCATGACGGCAGAGCGCATCGTCGATGCGCCGGCCGCAACCGTATTCGGCGTACTCGCTGATCCCACGGCGCACCACGCGATCGACGGAACCGGCTGGGTGCGGGAATCCCTCGACAGCGCAAAGCTGACCACGGTAGGGCAGATCTTCCGAATGGCGATGTACCACCGGAATTTCGGGGGCATGCACTACACGGTCGCCAACCGGGTCGAGGTGTTCGATCCGCCGATTGCGATCGCATGGCTGCCCGGCGAGGACACCGACGACGGAACCCTCAAGTTCGGGGGTTGGTCCTGGCGCTACGACCTCGAGTCTCTCGCCCCCGCCCGCACGAGGATCACCCTGACATACGACTGGTCAGCGGTGCCGGACGCCATCCGGCAGCACATCGGCTTCCCTCCGTTCGATCCTCAGCACCTGGACAACTCGCTCAAGCATCTGGCCGGCTTGGCAGAGAAGGGTTCAGCCGAGGTCGACGTTTCCTCCGGGTAG
- a CDS encoding FUSC family protein, which yields MTRRLPHGYVALAHAVTPKGWRGVLRGDFRKAGLAVPLRVGVAVTLVFVAGGVFGHRDVAGFAALGALVSAFCRPDPYPVRAGRLAVLGIGITAAIGIGAVLGATGSGVVVSTLVISLLAGAAAYLMWALHIVGPGAVVFVFGAVGGQAFAHDAGDVVRAVTVTAAGAVLGAVAALAPWLLQKLRRADGTTQPETARREPLRVTLTRAPHRALLARSARITVAGAVAAAAAMGLGLDHPMWAAMGAVAAMQGVGYHVTVHRGVQRLLGNVGGGVLAAGLLALPLGYWGAVVAIIVFQVAAEVASTVNYALTSLAVTPMALLLTGLGSGLAPGAAVDRVFDTAVGIVVGIGVAAITISGAEVEHLRRGAAAV from the coding sequence GTGACCCGACGCCTCCCCCACGGCTATGTCGCCCTGGCGCACGCCGTGACACCGAAGGGTTGGCGCGGAGTTCTTCGCGGCGATTTCCGCAAAGCCGGCCTGGCCGTTCCGTTGCGCGTCGGCGTCGCGGTGACGCTGGTGTTCGTCGCCGGGGGAGTGTTCGGCCACCGCGACGTCGCGGGATTCGCGGCGCTGGGAGCGCTGGTCTCGGCGTTCTGCCGACCGGATCCCTATCCGGTGCGCGCGGGCCGTCTCGCCGTGCTCGGGATCGGCATCACCGCAGCCATTGGCATCGGTGCCGTGCTGGGGGCCACCGGCAGCGGCGTCGTCGTATCGACGCTGGTGATCTCGCTACTGGCCGGTGCCGCGGCATATCTCATGTGGGCGCTGCACATCGTCGGCCCGGGGGCAGTGGTGTTCGTGTTCGGCGCGGTCGGCGGGCAGGCTTTCGCCCACGACGCGGGCGACGTCGTTCGGGCGGTCACGGTGACGGCCGCCGGCGCAGTGTTGGGTGCTGTCGCGGCACTGGCTCCCTGGCTGCTCCAGAAGTTGCGCCGGGCAGACGGGACAACTCAACCGGAGACGGCGCGGCGCGAACCGCTGCGGGTCACGCTCACACGAGCACCGCACCGCGCGCTACTGGCCCGAAGCGCGCGGATCACGGTGGCGGGAGCGGTCGCCGCTGCGGCCGCGATGGGACTCGGCCTGGATCATCCGATGTGGGCTGCCATGGGCGCCGTGGCTGCCATGCAGGGTGTCGGTTACCACGTCACCGTGCACCGCGGTGTGCAACGGTTGCTGGGCAATGTAGGTGGCGGAGTGCTGGCCGCAGGGCTGTTGGCGCTGCCGTTGGGCTACTGGGGCGCCGTGGTGGCGATCATCGTGTTCCAGGTCGCGGCAGAGGTCGCGTCCACCGTGAACTACGCGTTGACGTCGCTGGCGGTGACGCCGATGGCGTTGCTGCTCACCGGGCTTGGCTCGGGGTTGGCCCCGGGTGCGGCGGTTGATCGCGTCTTTGACACAGCGGTCGGCATCGTGGTGGGCATCGGCGTCGCAGCGATCACGATCAGCGGCGCCGAGGTCGAGCATCTGCGTCGAGGCGCTGCCGCGGTATAG
- a CDS encoding type II toxin-antitoxin system Rv0910 family toxin produces MAKVEVQVASQMTPEQAWKLASDLGRFDEWLTIFGGWRSAVPDIIEVGTRVSALIKVKGFRNVIHWEVTQYDEPRRIEMRGHGRGGVRIALMMTVGEDPAGSCFHLVADLSGGLLSGPVGSLVAKVLTSDVRKSVQNLAALH; encoded by the coding sequence ATGGCGAAGGTCGAGGTGCAGGTCGCCTCACAGATGACACCTGAGCAGGCCTGGAAATTGGCATCTGATCTCGGGCGGTTCGACGAGTGGCTGACCATCTTCGGCGGGTGGCGAAGCGCCGTCCCCGACATCATCGAGGTGGGGACACGCGTCTCTGCGCTGATCAAGGTGAAGGGCTTCCGCAACGTCATCCACTGGGAGGTCACCCAGTACGACGAGCCGCGGCGGATCGAGATGCGCGGGCACGGGCGCGGAGGCGTTCGCATCGCGCTGATGATGACAGTGGGCGAAGATCCTGCCGGATCGTGCTTCCACCTTGTGGCCGACCTCTCGGGCGGGCTGCTCAGCGGACCGGTGGGATCTCTCGTCGCGAAGGTACTCACCTCCGACGTCCGCAAATCGGTGCAGAACCTCGCGGCCCTGCACTGA
- a CDS encoding epoxide hydrolase family protein: MAAPNVDIREFVIHETDAELNDLRMRLAAARLPETETVYRDRPDPRRWDQGVPLADLVEVAHYWRTRYDWRKFEARLNEIGQFRTTIDNLGIHFLHRRSTRTDATPLIMTHGWPGSVAEFVDVIDELADPEDPAAPAFHVVAPSLPGFGYSDKPSTTGWGTEKIAAAWVQLMDRLGYDRFLAHGGDWGGNITTVLGGRFPDHVLGIHSTFAEAPPGLSTDGLTETQRRWTEETHDFWGRRAAYAKQQATRPQTIGYSLVDSPVGLLAWILDKFADWSDTEDSPFEAISRDRILDDVTLYWLTRTGASAARIYYESHNSLDPELRVDVPSAITMYPRDIEKSPRPWAQERYRQMVRWNSPDRGGHFPSLEVPEFFVKDLQEGLSAVLSACAVR; the protein is encoded by the coding sequence ATGGCCGCTCCGAACGTCGATATCCGCGAATTCGTGATCCACGAAACCGACGCCGAACTGAATGATCTGCGCATGCGGCTCGCCGCGGCGCGCCTGCCCGAAACCGAGACCGTCTACCGCGACAGACCGGACCCACGGCGATGGGACCAGGGTGTTCCCCTCGCCGACCTTGTCGAGGTGGCGCATTACTGGCGCACCAGGTACGACTGGCGGAAGTTCGAAGCGCGGTTGAACGAGATCGGCCAATTCCGCACCACCATCGACAATTTAGGGATCCACTTCCTACACCGGCGATCGACGCGCACTGACGCCACGCCGCTGATCATGACGCACGGGTGGCCGGGCAGCGTCGCCGAATTCGTCGATGTGATAGACGAATTGGCGGATCCAGAGGACCCAGCCGCTCCGGCGTTCCATGTCGTCGCGCCGTCGCTACCCGGGTTCGGTTACAGCGACAAGCCATCCACCACCGGTTGGGGCACCGAAAAGATCGCAGCCGCTTGGGTGCAACTCATGGACAGGCTCGGCTATGACAGGTTCCTCGCCCACGGCGGCGACTGGGGTGGCAACATCACCACGGTCCTCGGAGGCCGATTTCCCGACCACGTCCTCGGAATCCACTCGACGTTCGCCGAGGCGCCGCCAGGGCTGTCCACCGACGGACTGACCGAAACCCAGCGCAGGTGGACCGAGGAGACCCACGATTTCTGGGGCCGCCGCGCAGCCTACGCCAAACAACAGGCCACTCGACCGCAAACCATCGGCTATTCGCTCGTGGACTCACCGGTCGGGCTCCTCGCCTGGATCCTCGACAAGTTTGCCGACTGGTCGGACACCGAAGACAGCCCGTTCGAGGCCATCTCACGAGATCGCATCCTCGACGACGTCACCCTGTACTGGCTGACCCGTACCGGAGCGTCGGCGGCGCGCATCTACTACGAAAGCCACAACTCCCTGGACCCCGAACTCCGGGTCGACGTCCCATCTGCCATCACCATGTACCCGCGTGACATCGAGAAATCCCCGCGCCCCTGGGCGCAGGAGCGGTACCGGCAGATGGTGCGGTGGAACTCGCCCGATCGCGGAGGGCACTTTCCGTCACTGGAGGTCCCCGAATTCTTCGTCAAAGATCTGCAGGAAGGTCTGAGCGCCGTGCTTTCCGCATGCGCCGTCCGATGA
- a CDS encoding MarR family winged helix-turn-helix transcriptional regulator, with product MDDAADDVMLTDTVDHVRHEWAKTYPHLDTSPIEVLGRVQRIASICNHRLDLDLARHGVNRSEFSVLSALARAGRPLRASEVVSTTMLSGASITKIADSLVGRGLVVRQKSERDGRVVLLAPTDAGRAVVDDEMPRRIAGDAQLIAGLTPAERETLSGLLRKVCAALGD from the coding sequence ATGGACGACGCAGCGGACGACGTTATGCTCACCGACACCGTCGACCACGTCCGTCACGAGTGGGCTAAGACGTATCCCCACCTCGACACCTCACCCATCGAAGTCCTCGGCCGCGTGCAGCGGATCGCGTCGATCTGCAACCACCGACTCGATCTCGACCTCGCACGGCACGGTGTCAACCGTTCGGAGTTCAGCGTGCTGAGCGCGCTGGCGCGGGCCGGACGACCACTGCGGGCCAGTGAGGTCGTCTCCACGACCATGCTGAGCGGTGCATCGATCACCAAGATTGCCGACAGTCTGGTCGGCCGCGGCCTTGTGGTGCGACAGAAGTCGGAGCGCGACGGGCGGGTGGTCCTGCTCGCGCCCACTGACGCCGGACGTGCCGTCGTCGACGACGAGATGCCCCGTCGCATCGCCGGTGACGCTCAACTCATCGCGGGCCTCACTCCGGCCGAACGCGAGACACTTTCCGGCCTGCTTCGGAAAGTCTGTGCCGCACTGGGTGATTGA
- a CDS encoding TetR/AcrR family transcriptional regulator, whose protein sequence is MARPRDDSITEAVVDATRQLCGEIGYRNLTMEALAARAGTTKPAIRRRWPSLRHVVVDAMTRDNVSMAVPDTGSTRSDLIVLVEELRVSMGDVMLGRILPALVVDLSDDGDLRRRFLDSVWRPRRERADRILRRGVERGELRADLDFELAQDLLAATVIYRFLFAHADLDPALSEHIVDYVLRGIAAGPTESS, encoded by the coding sequence ATGGCCCGACCTCGCGATGACAGCATCACCGAGGCCGTTGTCGACGCGACGCGACAACTGTGCGGTGAGATCGGGTACCGCAATCTGACGATGGAGGCACTCGCCGCGAGAGCAGGGACCACGAAGCCGGCGATCCGCCGGCGTTGGCCGTCACTGAGGCACGTCGTCGTGGATGCGATGACTCGGGACAACGTGTCGATGGCTGTGCCGGACACCGGTTCAACGCGTTCGGACCTCATCGTTCTGGTCGAGGAGCTACGCGTCTCGATGGGCGATGTCATGCTCGGCCGGATCCTGCCCGCCCTGGTCGTCGATCTCTCTGACGACGGTGATCTGAGACGTCGGTTCCTGGATTCGGTGTGGCGTCCGCGCCGCGAACGGGCCGACCGAATCCTGCGTCGCGGCGTCGAACGCGGTGAGTTGCGGGCCGATCTCGACTTCGAGCTCGCCCAAGACCTCTTGGCGGCGACCGTGATCTACCGATTCCTGTTCGCGCACGCAGACCTGGATCCGGCGCTCAGCGAACACATCGTCGACTACGTGCTGCGCGGAATCGCCGCCGGCCCAACAGAAAGTAGCTGA
- a CDS encoding DMT family transporter, with protein sequence MIGWLFGLGSAVLYGMSDFVGGLASRRSHFVVVALLGQCAGLIASALAGLMIGAESIPRSDLWWGALSGFGTAVGMAFLFRGLSRGAMSVIVPVSAVTGVSIPVLFGVVVEGQRPSLLAWLGIVVAVPALWLVAGRQSRNAEGLKGSGVGDGLVAGVGIAVQYLALAHASAASGLWPVAAGRVSAVLVLIVMAIFVMRHLKDEHDRSPLRTTMASGVLATSAGVLAAAALAAYAIATRHQLAAIAVVLSSMYPVIPVLLGVTVLREHLTRQQSAGLLAAAAATVLLAV encoded by the coding sequence ATGATCGGTTGGCTCTTCGGACTGGGCTCGGCGGTGCTGTACGGCATGTCCGATTTTGTCGGCGGTCTGGCGTCGCGGCGGTCCCACTTCGTCGTTGTTGCCCTGCTCGGCCAGTGCGCCGGGCTGATCGCGTCTGCCCTGGCCGGTCTGATGATCGGCGCCGAATCGATACCGCGCAGCGATCTGTGGTGGGGCGCGCTGTCCGGCTTCGGAACAGCGGTGGGCATGGCGTTTCTGTTCCGTGGGCTCAGCCGTGGCGCGATGAGTGTGATCGTCCCGGTCAGCGCGGTGACGGGTGTGTCGATTCCCGTGCTGTTCGGAGTCGTCGTCGAGGGGCAACGGCCGTCGCTGCTCGCCTGGCTCGGCATCGTGGTCGCCGTTCCGGCGCTGTGGTTGGTGGCCGGGCGGCAGAGCCGGAACGCCGAAGGGCTCAAGGGATCTGGTGTCGGTGACGGTCTGGTCGCGGGCGTCGGAATCGCTGTGCAATACCTGGCTCTCGCGCACGCGTCAGCGGCGTCCGGCTTGTGGCCGGTTGCGGCTGGACGCGTCAGCGCAGTCCTCGTCCTGATCGTCATGGCGATCTTTGTCATGCGTCATCTGAAGGACGAGCACGATCGATCGCCGCTTCGGACAACGATGGCCTCGGGAGTGCTGGCAACATCGGCAGGCGTCCTGGCGGCGGCGGCCCTCGCCGCGTACGCGATCGCCACACGTCACCAACTTGCCGCCATCGCCGTGGTGCTGTCGTCGATGTATCCGGTGATACCGGTTCTCCTCGGCGTCACGGTGTTACGCGAACATCTCACCCGTCAACAGAGCGCAGGTCTTCTAGCGGCTGCGGCGGCGACGGTCCTGCTCGCCGTTTGA
- a CDS encoding SDR family oxidoreductase has translation MTGLFDLTGRLAVVTGSSRGIGLAIAAGLAEAGARVVLNGVDGPRLEHTCDGLREKFGTDAVYAARFDVTDPDEVSSAIDDIEQRIGPIEVLVNNAGLQHREPLLEVSLANWQRVIDVDLTSAFLVGREVARHQLARGSGKIINICSVQTDLARPSIAAYTAAKGGLRNLTRAMTAEWAGGGLQINGLAPGYIHTEMTQALVDDTSFNNWILGRTPAGRWGTVDDLVGPAIFLASPASAYVNGQVLFVDGGMTAVV, from the coding sequence GTGACCGGCCTGTTCGACCTGACCGGGCGGCTCGCGGTCGTCACGGGCTCGAGCCGGGGGATCGGTCTGGCCATCGCCGCGGGGCTGGCCGAGGCCGGTGCGCGTGTGGTGCTCAACGGTGTCGACGGACCCCGTCTCGAACACACGTGTGACGGTCTGCGCGAGAAGTTCGGCACGGACGCCGTGTACGCCGCGCGATTCGACGTGACGGATCCCGACGAGGTGTCATCCGCCATCGATGACATCGAACAGCGCATCGGGCCCATCGAGGTGCTGGTCAACAACGCCGGCCTGCAGCATCGTGAACCCCTGCTCGAGGTGAGCCTGGCGAATTGGCAGCGCGTGATCGACGTGGACCTCACCAGCGCATTTCTGGTGGGACGTGAGGTTGCGCGACACCAGCTGGCCCGCGGATCGGGAAAGATCATCAACATCTGTTCGGTGCAAACAGATCTCGCGCGACCCTCGATCGCGGCCTACACCGCCGCGAAGGGCGGCCTGCGCAACCTCACCCGCGCGATGACGGCCGAATGGGCAGGCGGCGGCTTGCAGATCAACGGCTTGGCCCCCGGGTACATCCACACCGAGATGACCCAGGCTCTCGTCGACGATACGTCGTTCAACAACTGGATTCTGGGCCGTACGCCGGCGGGGAGGTGGGGGACGGTCGACGATCTCGTCGGGCCCGCGATCTTCCTCGCCTCGCCGGCATCTGCCTATGTGAATGGGCAGGTGCTGTTCGTCGACGGGGGCATGACGGCCGTCGTGTGA
- a CDS encoding CGNR zinc finger domain-containing protein, translated as MSGEYPEFRLGSVLATSFTATLTERQGDSVERIPTPQRLADWLTVSGLAVDSCTPAQLERARELRESIHAAATATANGDPVPASARQVINDCTMQGRAAAILTEDGRRKWRLNSVEDALSVIAGDAIDILAGERDGRLALCASPTCRAAFFDTSQSRTRKWCEMNTCGNRQKKARFIANQRKNRNSERGQVKGSSSR; from the coding sequence GTGTCCGGCGAGTATCCCGAATTCCGCCTCGGCAGCGTGCTCGCGACAAGCTTCACCGCGACCCTGACCGAACGTCAGGGCGATTCCGTCGAACGCATCCCCACCCCGCAACGTCTCGCCGATTGGTTGACCGTGAGCGGCCTCGCAGTCGATTCGTGTACGCCCGCCCAACTCGAACGTGCCAGGGAGCTGAGGGAATCCATTCATGCGGCTGCGACGGCCACTGCGAATGGAGATCCCGTTCCGGCCTCAGCCCGCCAGGTGATCAACGACTGCACCATGCAGGGCCGCGCGGCCGCGATCCTCACGGAGGACGGCAGACGGAAATGGCGCCTCAACTCGGTCGAAGATGCCCTCAGCGTGATTGCCGGCGATGCGATCGACATCCTCGCGGGTGAACGCGATGGGAGGTTGGCTCTGTGCGCATCGCCGACCTGTCGCGCGGCGTTCTTCGACACCAGTCAGAGCCGTACCCGGAAATGGTGCGAGATGAACACATGCGGTAACCGCCAGAAGAAGGCTCGCTTCATCGCGAATCAGCGCAAGAACCGCAACTCGGAGCGGGGCCAGGTCAAAGGATCGAGTAGCAGGTAG